A single genomic interval of Halobacillus halophilus DSM 2266 harbors:
- a CDS encoding putative polysaccharide biosynthesis protein, whose amino-acid sequence MSKILKGTMLLTAGTFLSKFLGMIYTVPFENMVGTEGTDLFSYAYVPYSILLSLSSMGIPVAVSKFVSKYNALEDYETGRRMLKAGLTLMSISGIVAFLILFFAAEQVASWTVGADSPILGDATMVIQMVSFALLVIPPMSITRGFFQGYESMAPTAVSQVVEQIVRIAFLLVSVFLIVQVMQGPIPRAVGFATFAAFIGGIASCIVLFLYWRKRKPYLDRQLDAQEYTYGLSNKEMFQELFTYAGPFILVGIATPLYQLIDQFTLERAITAAGLEYKNSFSIINFLSHKLVMIPVTFGIGLSLALLPAITQSFTNKNMRQLNNQVNQALQIIAILIIPAAVGLSVVAFEAYGTFYGVDENLEDFLFKGSLLRWYAPVGLFLALYTVTSSVLQGINRQNFAVISLGTGIFLKLLLNTWLITIMGPKGAILATGIGVVAAVTLNFWRIFTAIEFSYRQLYKRTLLVLILTTIMAMAVFLVKGLAGFFLSPTESRLDALLVLILSIGSGGIIYLWLTYKSTLLERVLGGRVRVLDKFLKRR is encoded by the coding sequence ATGTCGAAAATCTTAAAAGGCACGATGTTATTAACGGCCGGGACTTTTTTATCAAAATTCCTGGGTATGATTTATACGGTACCATTTGAAAATATGGTAGGCACAGAAGGAACAGATTTATTCTCTTACGCTTATGTTCCTTATAGCATTCTTTTAAGCTTGTCCAGTATGGGGATTCCAGTAGCCGTGTCCAAATTTGTTTCTAAATATAACGCCCTTGAAGACTATGAAACCGGCAGAAGGATGCTGAAAGCCGGTCTTACTCTTATGTCTATCAGCGGTATAGTAGCATTCCTGATACTATTTTTCGCTGCTGAGCAAGTAGCTTCCTGGACAGTTGGAGCTGATTCACCCATTCTAGGTGACGCGACCATGGTTATCCAGATGGTAAGTTTTGCTTTGTTAGTGATTCCGCCAATGAGTATTACGCGAGGCTTCTTCCAGGGATATGAATCTATGGCACCTACGGCTGTTTCTCAAGTGGTAGAGCAAATTGTAAGAATTGCATTCTTACTTGTGTCTGTTTTTCTTATAGTTCAAGTCATGCAAGGACCTATTCCAAGAGCAGTTGGCTTCGCAACGTTCGCCGCTTTTATTGGAGGTATTGCTTCTTGTATCGTACTGTTTCTTTACTGGAGAAAACGAAAGCCATATTTAGATCGTCAGCTGGATGCACAGGAGTACACGTATGGTTTATCCAATAAAGAAATGTTTCAAGAGCTGTTTACCTATGCCGGTCCTTTTATTTTAGTAGGTATTGCTACACCGCTTTATCAGTTGATTGACCAGTTTACGCTGGAAAGAGCGATTACGGCGGCTGGATTGGAATATAAAAATTCTTTTTCAATCATTAACTTTTTAAGTCATAAACTGGTTATGATCCCTGTAACGTTCGGAATTGGTTTGTCTCTAGCCCTGCTGCCTGCTATTACTCAATCCTTTACGAATAAAAATATGAGGCAGTTGAATAACCAGGTGAATCAAGCCCTGCAGATCATTGCCATTCTTATTATACCTGCCGCGGTCGGATTGTCTGTAGTAGCATTCGAAGCCTACGGCACGTTTTATGGAGTAGATGAAAACCTTGAAGATTTTCTTTTTAAAGGGAGCTTGTTAAGGTGGTACGCTCCTGTTGGTTTATTCCTGGCTCTTTATACGGTGACGTCATCTGTTCTTCAGGGAATTAACCGTCAGAACTTTGCGGTAATTAGTCTGGGAACCGGCATTTTCCTTAAATTACTACTTAATACATGGCTTATTACTATAATGGGACCTAAAGGAGCCATTCTGGCTACCGGGATCGGAGTAGTGGCTGCCGTGACTTTGAACTTTTGGCGGATATTTACCGCGATAGAGTTCTCGTACAGACAATTATACAAGCGTACACTACTTGTGCTCATTTTAACAACCATAATGGCCATGGCTGTCTTCCTTGTGAAAGGACTGGCAGGGTTCTTTCTTAGCCCCACTGAAAGCAGATTGGACGCTTTACTGGTACTTATATTAAGTATAGGCTCAGGCGGTATAATTTATTTGTGGTTAACATATAAGTCCACGTTATTAGAACGAGTACTTGGTGGAAGAGTAAGAGTATTAGATAAATTCTTAAAGCGCAGGTGA
- a CDS encoding pseudouridine synthase, producing the protein MRIDKLLANMGYGTRKEVKSLLKGGNVRVNGQPEKSPKTHINTEADEITVMGEEVEYREFIYIMMNKPGDLISATEDANETTVIDILQPEDTVFSPFPVGRLDKDTEGLLLITNDGQLNHRLTSPKKDVGKTYFAIIEGKVTEKDAEDFSKGVTLDDGYKTKPAELNILVSDDHSEIELTITEGKFHQVKRMFEAVDKKVVYLKRIKMGSLELDPHLELGEYRELREEELNYLFSITNLE; encoded by the coding sequence ATGAGGATCGATAAATTGTTAGCCAACATGGGCTATGGAACACGCAAAGAGGTAAAGTCTCTGCTTAAAGGTGGGAACGTGCGAGTAAATGGACAGCCGGAGAAGAGTCCTAAAACCCACATTAATACAGAAGCAGACGAAATTACTGTGATGGGAGAAGAAGTGGAGTACCGGGAGTTTATTTACATTATGATGAATAAGCCAGGGGACCTTATCTCTGCTACTGAAGACGCCAATGAGACTACCGTCATTGATATTCTTCAGCCGGAAGATACCGTATTTAGTCCTTTTCCAGTAGGCCGCCTGGATAAAGATACGGAAGGACTTTTGCTGATCACGAATGATGGACAGTTAAATCATAGGCTGACTTCTCCAAAAAAAGATGTTGGGAAAACATATTTTGCGATTATTGAAGGAAAAGTAACAGAGAAAGATGCAGAAGACTTTTCCAAGGGTGTTACGCTTGATGATGGATACAAAACCAAACCCGCCGAGCTTAATATCCTTGTATCTGATGACCACTCCGAGATTGAATTGACCATTACGGAAGGAAAATTCCATCAAGTAAAACGAATGTTTGAAGCAGTCGATAAAAAAGTGGTCTATCTAAAACGTATTAAAATGGGATCTCTGGAACTTGACCCACATTTAGAATTGGGGGAATATCGAGAGCTGCGGGAAGAGGAACTCAACTATTTATTTTCCATTACTAATCTTGAATAA
- a CDS encoding potassium channel family protein — protein sequence MMIFRKFFLKMVKINNTVLFLSSALLVILSSVLIVLVENETFPTIFDGFWWVMTTVTTVGYGDYYPVTVAGRLIAIGLYVIGIGLIGVVISKIIDALALFRKKRLEGDIMYKDSGHFIIIGWSQKAHFAIKEIIDTNPRAEVIIIDQLKEAPLLEENIHYVKGEASNTDTLEKANIKHAKAVLVFANDKLSNEQVADGQTLLIASSIESIAKEVHTIVEIMDEKHIKNFKHIHVDEFILSNDTISSLAVRSAFRKGVSEIYGQLLKRSVGEDLYHIPMRSHWKIYRDAFQELLGEGATLIADRQDLAINRKLDESIPENAELYAICNDEVYTKIIKGESS from the coding sequence ATGATGATTTTCAGGAAGTTCTTTCTTAAAATGGTGAAAATAAACAATACCGTACTTTTTTTATCAAGTGCATTGCTTGTTATATTATCTTCCGTCTTGATTGTGCTAGTTGAGAATGAAACATTCCCTACTATCTTTGATGGATTCTGGTGGGTGATGACCACTGTAACTACAGTTGGATATGGGGATTACTATCCTGTAACAGTAGCTGGGCGTTTAATCGCCATTGGCTTATACGTGATAGGAATCGGGCTTATCGGAGTAGTGATCAGTAAAATTATTGACGCTTTGGCTTTATTTAGAAAAAAACGTTTGGAGGGTGATATCATGTATAAGGATTCCGGACATTTCATCATTATAGGCTGGTCGCAAAAAGCCCATTTTGCCATAAAGGAGATTATAGATACGAATCCTAGAGCTGAAGTGATTATCATTGATCAGCTGAAGGAAGCCCCATTACTTGAAGAAAACATCCACTATGTAAAAGGAGAAGCTTCTAATACGGACACATTGGAAAAAGCAAATATTAAACATGCAAAGGCGGTCCTTGTATTTGCCAATGATAAATTGAGTAATGAGCAGGTAGCTGATGGACAGACCTTATTAATTGCTTCCTCCATTGAGTCGATTGCTAAGGAAGTCCATACCATTGTGGAAATTATGGATGAAAAACATATTAAGAACTTTAAGCATATCCATGTCGATGAATTTATCCTTTCAAACGATACGATTTCCTCTCTTGCTGTCCGCTCAGCTTTCAGAAAAGGGGTTTCTGAGATTTACGGTCAGCTTTTAAAAAGATCTGTCGGAGAAGATCTATACCATATCCCTATGAGAAGCCACTGGAAGATATACAGAGACGCTTTTCAAGAATTACTGGGTGAAGGGGCGACTCTCATTGCTGACCGACAGGACTTGGCTATTAATCGTAAATTAGACGAATCTATACCAGAAAATGCAGAATTATATGCGATTTGCAATGACGAAGTTTACACAAAGATTATAAAAGGAGAGTCTTCTTAA
- a CDS encoding rhodanese-like domain-containing protein: protein MSQIEEITPQEVDTMISQDKPMTIIDVRENEEVSQGMVPSAKHIPLGNIPYEIDQYSKEEEYILVCRSGSRSMNAAEFMKEKGFHHVKNMQGGMLKWTGELVF, encoded by the coding sequence ATGAGTCAAATTGAAGAAATTACACCTCAAGAAGTAGATACGATGATATCTCAAGATAAACCGATGACAATTATAGATGTAAGAGAGAATGAGGAAGTATCTCAAGGTATGGTTCCGTCAGCCAAGCATATTCCTCTGGGGAACATCCCTTATGAAATTGATCAATATTCGAAAGAGGAAGAGTATATACTTGTTTGCCGTTCAGGCAGTCGGAGCATGAACGCTGCTGAATTCATGAAAGAAAAAGGATTTCATCATGTGAAAAATATGCAAGGCGGCATGCTAAAGTGGACGGGAGAACTAGTTTTTTAA
- a CDS encoding rhodanese-like domain-containing protein: MTIVIIAGLFLYNAYQKTALKPYNQSNLSGADLCVIDIRDYISAYRSPYPGAENIPLSYLSRTIKERFDCPEKILVVSDDKRGAKLAAKIIRKKRQQSIYYIKS, encoded by the coding sequence ATGACCATAGTTATTATAGCAGGCTTGTTCCTGTACAATGCTTATCAAAAAACAGCTTTAAAACCTTATAACCAATCCAATCTTTCGGGCGCTGATCTTTGTGTAATTGATATACGGGATTATATTTCAGCTTACCGGTCCCCTTATCCTGGAGCAGAAAATATCCCTCTGAGTTATTTATCCAGGACTATAAAAGAGAGGTTTGACTGCCCTGAGAAAATTCTGGTAGTATCAGATGATAAACGAGGTGCAAAACTAGCAGCGAAGATTATCCGGAAAAAAAGACAGCAATCCATTTATTATATAAAATCTTAA
- a CDS encoding BaiN/RdsA family NAD(P)/FAD-dependent oxidoreductase: MTYQVTVIGGGPSGLMAAIAAAEQGVKTLLIDKGNKLGTKLAISGGGRCNVTNRLPEEEVIKHIPGNGKFLYSPFSVFNNYDIIDFFEGLGVALKEEDHGRMFPVSNKAKDVVQALLDRLEKLNVEVRKKTPVESIHYGSEGHEITLQSKETVITKAVIIAVGGKAVPYTGSTGDGYAWAKEAGHVITELFPTEVPLRSNEEFIKDKSLQGLSLREVDVSVLNQKGKQIVTHRMDMLFTHFGLSGPAILRCSQYVVKEFMKGHKPVTIEIDCMPDKKEHFLYEELQQDLKDHPKKTFRNLVKGIVPERLLDYLLDYTQIEADEKAANLSNQKLQKFVSLIKHFQVKTHDTLPIEKAFVTGGGVSIKEIIPNTMQSKLMNGLYFCGEILDIHGYTGGYNITSAMVTGRVAGMHAAWESMG, translated from the coding sequence ATGACTTACCAAGTAACCGTAATCGGGGGAGGGCCCTCTGGTTTAATGGCAGCCATTGCTGCTGCTGAACAAGGCGTAAAAACACTTCTAATTGATAAAGGAAATAAATTAGGTACTAAGCTTGCAATCTCTGGCGGAGGCCGCTGTAATGTTACCAATCGTCTTCCAGAAGAAGAAGTGATTAAACATATTCCGGGAAATGGCAAGTTTTTATATAGTCCCTTTTCAGTATTTAATAACTATGACATCATAGATTTTTTTGAAGGACTGGGTGTTGCTTTAAAAGAAGAGGATCACGGCCGTATGTTTCCTGTAAGTAATAAAGCAAAAGATGTTGTACAGGCTCTATTGGACCGACTGGAGAAGCTGAATGTCGAGGTTCGAAAGAAAACACCGGTAGAGAGTATTCACTATGGCAGCGAAGGACACGAAATTACACTTCAATCCAAAGAAACAGTTATAACGAAAGCTGTTATTATTGCAGTTGGAGGGAAAGCGGTGCCTTACACGGGTAGTACTGGAGACGGTTACGCCTGGGCGAAGGAAGCAGGACATGTCATTACGGAGCTTTTTCCTACTGAGGTTCCTTTACGATCGAACGAAGAATTTATAAAAGATAAAAGTCTTCAGGGTTTATCTTTAAGAGAAGTAGACGTATCTGTTCTTAACCAGAAAGGAAAGCAGATTGTGACCCATCGCATGGATATGCTTTTTACTCATTTCGGGCTTTCGGGTCCTGCCATCCTGCGGTGTTCTCAATATGTGGTTAAAGAATTTATGAAAGGTCATAAACCGGTTACAATTGAGATAGACTGTATGCCTGATAAAAAAGAACATTTCCTTTATGAAGAACTTCAGCAGGATTTGAAGGATCATCCTAAGAAAACATTTAGAAACCTGGTAAAAGGGATCGTTCCCGAACGATTATTAGATTATTTATTAGATTACACGCAAATTGAAGCAGATGAAAAAGCAGCTAATCTTTCTAATCAAAAGTTACAGAAATTCGTGTCCCTTATCAAACATTTTCAAGTCAAAACCCACGATACCCTTCCTATTGAAAAAGCCTTTGTCACAGGTGGAGGAGTATCAATTAAGGAAATTATACCAAATACTATGCAGTCAAAGCTTATGAACGGGCTTTACTTTTGTGGTGAAATTCTAGATATCCACGGTTATACCGGAGGATATAATATTACCTCGGCAATGGTAACCGGTCGAGTAGCAGGGATGCATGCTGCCTGGGAATCGATGGGATGA
- a CDS encoding DeoR family transcriptional regulator: MLNRIKAVYLFIRDQGIVTTNELADEFGITDRTMQRDLSVLEYNGLVSSPNRGKWTTTKKKVKNG, from the coding sequence ATGCTCAATCGAATTAAGGCTGTTTATCTTTTTATAAGAGACCAGGGAATTGTGACAACGAACGAGCTCGCTGACGAATTCGGAATTACAGATCGAACCATGCAGAGGGACTTAAGCGTTTTGGAATATAACGGACTTGTATCAAGTCCTAATCGTGGGAAGTGGACCACTACTAAAAAGAAAGTTAAAAATGGATAA
- the pepV gene encoding dipeptidase PepV gives MDFNKLSSMYEEEFVTKVSQILKIPSVYEDSEEYPYGKPIDDVLETMLQIAQKDGFLTKNIDGHAAHIEFGEGDELLGILGHLDVVPAGSDWTTPPFEPTIRDGRLFARGAQDDKGPVMAAYIAMKILKDKGFKPNKRVRLILGTDEERDWKGIDYYFKKEEMPTFGFSPDASFPVIHAEKGLLDSYITFPTPFFSGHEVPAVEFVSLSGGDRLNMVPDQARVVLRSKEDLETHVNKYAAEHKVSVSVDKIEETYTITFYGEAAHASKPETGVNAIIELLTYLLTVPIHSEWKHKLKKITEGFNQTDGSGLLLKQSDEDSGALTSNLGSLSIQPDSSLTLGVNVRYPVTSEGEEIISTLQSYAEENSGTLEVYDHLKALFMEKNHPFLETLLRVYNEAAGKNDTPVSIGGATYARSLHAGVAFGAMFPDSPDTAHQKDEHVRLADMKKAVEIYAASIYELAK, from the coding sequence ATGGATTTCAATAAATTGAGTAGTATGTACGAAGAGGAATTTGTCACAAAGGTGTCTCAAATTCTTAAAATTCCTAGTGTATACGAAGATAGTGAAGAATATCCATATGGAAAACCAATCGATGATGTGTTGGAAACCATGCTTCAAATAGCTCAGAAAGATGGTTTTCTCACGAAAAATATCGATGGACACGCCGCGCATATCGAATTTGGGGAAGGGGACGAATTATTGGGGATTCTTGGTCATCTGGACGTGGTTCCTGCTGGGAGTGACTGGACCACACCTCCTTTTGAGCCGACTATAAGAGATGGCCGTTTATTTGCAAGAGGAGCTCAGGATGACAAAGGTCCAGTCATGGCGGCCTATATTGCAATGAAAATACTTAAAGACAAGGGTTTTAAACCTAACAAACGGGTCAGACTTATTCTGGGGACAGATGAAGAAAGGGACTGGAAAGGGATAGATTATTATTTTAAAAAGGAGGAAATGCCGACTTTCGGATTCTCTCCTGACGCCTCCTTTCCGGTTATACATGCAGAAAAAGGATTATTGGATAGCTATATCACTTTTCCCACTCCTTTTTTCAGCGGGCATGAAGTTCCTGCCGTAGAGTTCGTCAGTCTAAGTGGAGGAGACCGCTTGAATATGGTTCCTGATCAAGCCAGAGTAGTGTTACGTTCTAAAGAAGACTTGGAAACTCACGTAAACAAGTACGCGGCGGAGCATAAAGTTAGTGTCTCCGTTGATAAAATTGAAGAAACTTATACGATTACATTTTATGGAGAAGCTGCTCACGCCAGTAAGCCGGAAACAGGCGTGAACGCCATTATCGAGTTACTCACCTACTTACTTACCGTTCCTATTCATTCAGAATGGAAGCATAAGCTTAAAAAAATCACTGAAGGTTTTAATCAGACTGATGGAAGTGGTCTGCTTCTTAAACAGTCTGATGAAGACTCTGGTGCACTTACTAGTAATCTTGGTTCTCTCAGCATTCAACCTGATAGTTCCTTAACTCTTGGGGTGAATGTCAGATACCCGGTTACATCTGAAGGGGAGGAAATTATCTCCACACTTCAAAGTTATGCAGAAGAAAATAGTGGAACCCTTGAAGTATACGATCATTTAAAAGCCTTATTCATGGAAAAAAACCATCCATTTTTGGAAACTCTTTTGCGTGTCTATAATGAGGCAGCAGGAAAAAATGACACACCTGTATCGATCGGCGGTGCTACATACGCTCGCTCCCTTCATGCCGGTGTAGCGTTTGGAGCAATGTTTCCGGACAGTCCAGATACAGCCCACCAA